TATGGGGTAACTTttataaaaaaaagttttataaaGTAGACTACCTGGATATAGTATTTCATTCGCTGCTGAGAACCAAATGTCCAGTCCAGCAATGGTCAAAACATAGACGGGCCACAGACACGGCGAGAGGATGATTGTATGAGTGGGAGTGTGTTTTagtgtaagtgagagagagaaggatttttttttattgtcaaATTCGTGGATGCACATTTGGGGAAGTGTCTTGTGATCGCTCTCTTTATGGAGGGTGAAACAAGAGCCCTCTATTCCAAGCATGTCTTTTTAAAAGATGTTCTCCATCCCCTTAGTCATCCTCAATAAATTGAGGAGCCCTTTCCAGCTTGGTGAAATATTGTTTTGTTCCACCTCCTTGGCCTAGCTTATCCTGAGCATTAGCCAGGAATGCCCACATTTACTACCCATTGTTAGGTTCTTTTACTGTaatctgtgctgtgctgtacaaTACACCAGCAACTAATGAGTAATTttttctctggcttggtcgggcgtccctacagacacaattggccatgtctgtgggtgggaagccggatgtgggcgtgtgtcctggtaactgcactagcgcctcctctggtcagttggggcgcctcttcaggggggtttgagaacaggggggaatagcgtgattctcccacgtgctacgtccccctggcgaaactcctcactgtcaggtgaaaggaagcagctggcgattccagcGGCTGGccaattggggtaattggccggatacaattggggagaaaaaaaagggggggggggtccaaaaaaagagaaaaactaaTGAGTAATTAAATCAGGTATCTGTTCCCAGCACATTAAACCCATTTAATGTGATTTTCCTGTCTTCATGATTTCATCTTCCAGCCCATCGTACACCACCTGCCCGGAGCGGGCATCGCTGTGTGGCTGACAACACTAACCTATATGTGTTTGGGGGTTACAACCCGGACTACGATGAGTCTGGTGGCTCGGAGAACGAGGACTATCCGCTGTTCAGGGAGCTTTGGCGGTACCACTTTGCTACGGGCACCTGGCAGCAGATCCGCACAGAGGGCTACATGCCCACGGAGCTGGCCTCTATGTCAGGTAATAATCCTCACATTCCCAATAGTTTTCCATACAGGGAAGCAGTCAAGCGCTTCAGCAGTCGTCATGATTCCGTCCAAATAGCAGGCAAATTTTAAGCAATCTTTTGAAATTTTGGAAAAATTCAAATGCAAATTAGTTGAGCAAAAACACTCAAGAGAAaatttttattttgctctttattccTTATCTACTTTATCAACTCTATGGACATGTCAACTCTTTCCACCTCAGGGGAGCATAAAAACTTGTGTGATAATTGTAAGGGTTTTTCGAATATTCACTTTTCACCGTTTCTTATTTTTTACTTCAAAATGTTTGCATAATAATAATTGTTTTCTGATGAAGAGTACTTTTTGTGGATGTGGTTGATGAGCAAGTCATTTTGGGTATAGAAATGGGTTTGCACTTGGATCCGCTCCAGGACAGGTTGTAGGGAGGGCTTAGGGATTGAGAATTGAGGCTAAGCACTGAAATGATTTATGAAAGATATCACATGGTCGTAACATCAGTTTGTAAAACTATGATAACCTAAAAAGCTTGAGATATGTCCCAGAATTATGATCACTAAACCTTCATTGTTCTGCCTCAGTTATTTTGTGGGACAAGGGGATAATCAGGATTCTTTATAGGTATCCACAACAATTCAACTTCAATTAATTTTCTCTGAAATTTATTGTTCATGTCTGTGTCCCCTTCAGCTGTTTTGCATGGCAACAACTTGCTGGTGTTTGGTGGCACCGGCATCCCCTTTGGTGAAAATAACGGGAATGACGTTCACGTCTGCAATGTCAAGTACAAGCGATGGTCGCTGTTAAATTGCCGGGGGAAGAAGCCAAACAGAATCTATGGACAGGTAGTCCCAGACATCACAGTCTATAATCTCCCTCCTTTTTAGGGAGCTCTGAACACTGTTCgtgtttgtattttaaaaggaTTGCGggggacatccgggtagcatagtggtctattctgttgcctgccagcacgaggatcatcggttcgaatccccgtgttgcctccggcttggtcgggcatccctgcggacacatttggccatgtctgcaggtgggaagccggatgtgggtatgtgtctggtcgctgcactagcggtcGGGGCATCTGGTCGAggtggagggggaacggggggagcagcatgatcctcccacgcgctacgtccccctgaggaaactcctcactgtcaggtgaaaagcggctggcgactccacatgtatcagaggaggcatgtggtagtctgcaaccctccccggatcggcagagggggtagagaatcgaccgggacggcttggaagagtggggtaattggcgggatacaaaaaaaaataaaaaattgtgaGGTGTTGGTTAAGACCTAGTTATCTTGACTGACCTTTGAGCTTTTTGGGCACACTGCTCTCAAACATTTCTTATTTTCCTGCCAGTTACTATTGTTTTGTTAtcaagtatttttattttttgtcctaATCAGTCCCATTTTCACAACTTAATGTATCCCCCTATAGGCGATGGCTATTATCAACGGCTTCCTTTATGTGTTTGGAGGGACAACGGGCTACATTTATAGCACAGACCTGCACAGGCTGGATCTCACCACCAGGGAGTGGATCCACCTCAAGCCTAACAATCCCCCAAACGACCTTCCAGAGGAACGGTAGGACATCATTTTTTCAAGACTCTTCAGGATCGAACCGCACTAATAAGCAATTCACTCCAATACAAACACTAGATAATGGTATACCCTGAGGGGTTTGAGCCATGATTTTTCTGACCAAAAACCTAAACCAGCTGAACCAGTCATGTGTTCATTGTGCATATAGTAACAGTGTATAGAGCGATGTGGGTATAGTAATTCTTGAGCCCCAAAAAACAAACCAGTCCTGGACATTGCAGTGAAATGTACAGTAGTATTAAATGAAAATGTCTCACACTGCAGTGGTTTGCAAGCAGGAAGTGACACATTGCTCTGCGGCTCACAGGTACAGGCATGAGATAGCACACGATGGACAGAGGATCTACATTCTGGGAGGGGGAACCTCATGGACATCATACCCACTGGACAAGGTACCACCATACCATACACCATTAGTCTTTAAAGGCTGATTTTTGCGCAAGTATCTTTTGAACTACTACATGTTGAAGCACTGCCCCAACCCCATTTTAAAGGTCTGTATTTTCAAAGACAGACTGAGAAAAACAAGGACTTGGGATTTGTAACCTGGTGTTCTTATTTTCACAACATCACTGAATATCTGGTTTTAGCCTCTGAGCTGTCCTCCCTAGAATGTCGCTGAAACCATAAAGCCATTAGTGTTTGCATTTTTTCACATTTGAGTAAATGAAAATTTGCATTGGAAAACACGTACTCTTCAGCTAAATAAAACTCACATGATAATGATGTGTGAGAGAAAACTATTGTTATTTTTTTGCTGATGGCATGTAATGTGATTTTCATTTCTTGCTTATTCTTTTAGATTCATGCGTACAATCTAGAGACCAATTCCTGGGAGGAGATTACAACTAAACCTCATGATAAAATAGGTTTGTATGTTGAACCAACCGTGTGACCTGTTTAAAGTTGTTGTCCTTGCTGTCCCAGAGCAAACTATTGCAACATTTCTATGACTCTGACAGGGTATCCTGCTCCAAGGAGATGTCACAGCTGTGTGCAAATACGAAATGGTGAGCGTTCTCCGTCTACATCAAATACCCCAGTGTGAATGTTGTCACCTCTCAACCAAAACTGTTGCTCTACCTCTATGTTGATTAAACGAGTTTTAATAATGAATCATGTCCATATCATGTCAGTTCCTCTCTAAATCATTTAAAAAATGGACAATGTCCGGTTTAACTAGTAGTGTAGTTCCACACTCCTGATGTTTATCCTTCGATTTTGTAGATGTATTTATTTGTGGAGGTTACAATGGGGAGTTGATACTGGCTGATCTGTGGAAGATCAACCTGCAGTCATTCCAGTGGAGTAAACTACCTGCGGTGATGCCTGAGCCGGCCTACTTCCACTGTGCTGCCGTCACCCCAGTGAGTACCACAATGCACCAGGGTCCAAGTGTCAATGGATTTTCCTGGAATAGCAGTATTCCTGTACTTAATGCCCCTTTTTCCAAGTCATTATTAGTATTTTTCTGTGTGCAATCAGCAAATGAGTTCGTTAAAATCAAGAAATTGTCAAAATTAAGATTTAAATGTAGGTATGTCAAACGTTCTGTAATACTTGTCAGCTCACTTTTTCTGTTTTCTACCCCCCCAAGCTGGTTGAATGCAGTGTTCCGCTAAAGACACTGACTCCATACCGTCTCATGTTCTTCCTTCCCATTTTGTAACGGATCAGAGAGCGAAAGACAGTCGCGTGACTGCCAAGATGAGTTAAGACGACGAGCTGTTCATATGTCAAACACCTCATCCTTCTCCCGTTTCTCTCGCTTTGTCCCCAGGCTGG
Above is a window of Lampris incognitus isolate fLamInc1 chromosome 3 unlocalized genomic scaffold, fLamInc1.hap2 SUPER_3_unloc_1, whole genome shotgun sequence DNA encoding:
- the klhdc10 gene encoding kelch domain-containing protein 10, giving the protein MSDADDARSPDQLNKFERLTGRPPHDVVLAAHRTPPARSGHRCVADNTNLYVFGGYNPDYDESGGSENEDYPLFRELWRYHFATGTWQQIRTEGYMPTELASMSAVLHGNNLLVFGGTGIPFGENNGNDVHVCNVKYKRWSLLNCRGKKPNRIYGQAMAIINGFLYVFGGTTGYIYSTDLHRLDLTTREWIHLKPNNPPNDLPEERYRHEIAHDGQRIYILGGGTSWTSYPLDKIHAYNLETNSWEEITTKPHDKIGYPAPRRCHSCVQIRNDVFICGGYNGELILADLWKINLQSFQWSKLPAVMPEPAYFHCAAVTPAGCMYIHGGVVNIHENKRTGSLFKIWLAVPSLLELCWEKLLKAFPHLATFPTMQLLNLGLTQELIERLK